In Anopheles arabiensis isolate DONGOLA chromosome 2, AaraD3, whole genome shotgun sequence, the genomic window ATAAAGCAAAACGTAAGTGTAGCTGTACCGTCTCTAAAAGTGTGAAAGTTTGTCGGGCTTTCGTGGGGATAAACCAGCCATTTAGCAACCAAACACTTCCAGATGATTCGCACTAATTAAGCAAAACACGTTTGGGAAAGCAACACTGTACTGTATCAatggtggtgttttgtttccctaTCGAGGGACTGCCGATCGATCGAAAGCGGAACTAAACTGGTGCGAACCGGTGCAAGCCGGTAGTCGGTCCGTTACTTCCACTGAGCGCTTTTGCGCAAAATGGATGCATTGAATGAGCACTCGGCAAAAGTGAAACTgtttataaaattaattagaatgttttaaaaatgatcaTTAAATCACTAATGGAATATTTGCAAATCTATGTAATAGTAGCTTACTTGTGAACTCTCTAATCGCTGATCTTGGAAACATGAATAATATGATCTTTCACTCTTACATTACACGCCGTGTGCTCCAGCTGATCATTACTCAATCAATAACTGATATAACACCATCAAAAACGAGCCATGATACCTTCAGAACGATCGATAGCTAGctaataacacacaaaaatgaaaccaactCCAGCACCGTTTGCATTCTGCCACTTGTTCGTAACGCACGATCGAGCAGCTGATTTGCTCGTTTGTTTGCTTAGACACTTGTCACCTTCCCGCCGTTCGGCTGTCGCAAAAAGGCGGGCACTCCAACTTTACTTGATCTTCCCGAAATAACCCAAATTTACACCAATTACTCAAAACAACTTGAGCCCGAGAACACAGAGAACGGAGCAGCGTGAAtgtggggttttgttttttcttccttcccccCAAACCGTTTTCAATGTTCAATGCTCGATCGTATGGTATGGTTGGCAGTTTGGCTGGCGCGATCGTAACGAACGGTTGTGCTTGTAAGAAGCTTTGAATTTTCTATTTACCTCTTTAGCAGACGGCTCCATATAGCGGACAAAACTAAAACATGGTGTGGGACCAGTACGGTATAGTGAGCGTAACCCATCGTGTGCTAGGCTCGTTAAGAAGGCCGAAAAGCGTACGCCCGGGTGAGAATGGTGCTAACAATGTACAGAACGGTGAGCGCCGTAAGACACCGAACGGAACGCCGCCAACTGATGTGCCGAAGGTCATCTTTACCGTAGACGATGAGCAAAGCTGGACCTCGATCGATCTTGAGTCGGGGTACGACGATCGTACGCCAAACGGTGCCGACAGTGCGCACGATGCCGACCACCATCTGACCACGTGAGtgcaaaaaaggcaaaggaGACGCCTGGTAGTTTGTAGTGCATTAGGGTGTTTCCAGTACAAGTCTTTTTAAAATGCGATCGCTTTCCATTGCTAGGGATCCCCTTCCACGGCTGGAGCATTACCGCACCTCACAGAAAGCGATCCGGCGGCCCTCGATCGGCGAGCTGCACGGTGATCTCGACGAGCAGGACACGGTAAGGCATGGTTTCGCAAGTTTGTACACGCAAACGCATCACCGCTCGACGCATCAACGCTTCCTATCTCCCGGCAGGATGCAAACGATAGgaatgattcgtgtcaaacCGGCCCAGACCATGACGGCATCCGGCTCGGCTGGGTGCAGGGTGTGCTCATACCCTGCCTGCTCAACATCTGGGGCGTGATGCTGTTCCTGCGCCTCAGCTGGGTCGTCGCGCTGGCCGGCATTCTCGAAACGCTGCTCATCATTGGCCTCTCGTATCTGGTGTGCGTGATAACGACCCTGTCCCTGTCGGCAATGTGCACGAACGGGCAGGTGAAGGGCGGCGGCATCTACTATCTCATATCGCGCTCGCTCGGTCCCGAGTTCGGCGGTGCGGTCGGGATCGTGCTCGCCTTCTCCAACTCCGTCTCGGCCTCGATGAACACGATCGGGTTTTGCAGCTCTCTCAACCAGCTGCTCGGTAGGTGTGTGGGTGCCGCCGCACAGCGGGTGGGAAAATTCTCTAGGAAAATTCTTCTTTTTACCACACAGCAAGCTTTGGAGTGAAAATCTTCGACGGTGGCGTCAACGATATGCGGCTCGTCGGCACGCTAACGATCCTGCTGATGGTGATCATCTGTGCGGTCGGGATGGACTGGGAAGCGAAGGCACAGAATGTGCTGGTCGTTGCGATCGTGCTCGCGATCGGTGGCTTCACGGTGGGTGTGCTGCTCGGGCCACGCACCGATGCCGACCGGGCGAAAGGATTTACCGGCCTGTCCGGGGAGCGGTTCGTCGACAACCTTGGCCCGGACTACCGGCACAGCGAGGGCATCGAGCAGGACTTTTTCAGCGTGTTCGGCATATTCTTCCCGAGCGTGACGGGCGTCCAGGCGGGGGCCAACATTTGCGGCGAGCTGAAGGACCCGGCCACGGCCATACCGAAGGGGACGCTGCTGGCGCTGCTCATTTCCGGCCTGTCGTACGTTGCCTTCGTACTGCTGGCCGGTTCGGCCAGCTACCGGGATGCATCGGGCGATCTGGCCGATCTGGTCAATGGTACGTTCGGTCGCTGTAGCTCCGGACCCCAGGAGCCCTGCCGCTACGGGCTGCACAACGACTACAACATCATGCAGCTGATGGCCGTGTCCGGTGCGCTTATCTATGCCGGTTGCTTTGCCGCCACGCTCTCGACAGCGCTCACGAACCTGACGTCCGTGCCGCGCATCATTCAAGCGCTCGGGACGGACCGGCTCTACCCGGGGCTGACGTACTTCGCGCAAGGGTTCGGCAAGCGGAACGAACCGTACCGCAGCTATGCGCTCGTGCTGTGCGTCTCGGTGCTGTTTGTGCTGCTCGCCAACCTGAACCTGCTGGCACCGCTCATCACCAACTTTTATCTCGCCTCGTACGCGCTCATCAACTTTTGCACGTTTCACGCGGCCACGGTAAAGCCGATCGGTTGGCGACCGACGTTCCGGTACTACAACCAGTGGGTCAGCCTGCTCGGGACGGTGCTGTGCGTGCTGATCATGTTCCTGATCGACATCATCTCGACCGGCGTGACGATGGTGCTGATCTTTGTGCTGCATCTGGCCGTCATCTACCGCAAGCCGGACGTGAACTGGGGCTCGACCACGCAGGCGCAAAGCTACAAGAGTGCGCTGTCCGCCGCGCTCAAGCTGCAGTGCGTGGGCGACCACGTGAAGAACTATCACCCGTCGGTGCTGGTGCTGACCGGGCAGCCGGCCACCCGGCCCGCCCTGATCGAGCTGGCGCACCAGATCACGAAGCGCCAGGCGCTGCTGATCGTGGGTGACGTGGTGCGGGACCGGCTGTCGCACCGGAAGCGTGAGCTGCGGTCGCGCGACTGTCGCAGCTTTATGGAGCTGCGCAAGATCGAGGGCTTCTATCAGCTGATCGATGGCATCGGGCTGGAGAAGGGGGTGCGCGCGTTAATACAGACGTCCGGGGTGGGCAAGCTGTCGGCCAACATTGTGCTGGTGGGGTACAAGGCGGACTGGATGCGGTGTCCGGTGCAGGAGCTACAGACGTACTACAATGTGCTGAAGTGAGTTTAGCGCCGCtggatcatgatgatgatgcattcGTATCCGTATTgtggaatgtatttttttccgtTAATTTACAGCGATGTGTTCGACAATCGGATGTCATTGGCCGTGTTGCGACTGCCGAATGGGTTGGATTTGTCCTACCTAACATCGGACGGACCTTCGAACACCGGCGGCAGTCTGGGCACGATCGCGAACGATTCCTTGTCGAGCCTGCAGCAGCATATCATTGACGCCTCCGCAGCCCATCAAACCACCAACAAGCTCATGTACGTCGATTCCAACCTTGGATTCCAGGGCGCCGGGAAGGTGGGCCGAACGGAAAGCCCTTCCAACACGAGCCGTGAAAGCATCGCGTGCTCGACGCGGGCCGAGTCCTGTCTGCCGCTCGAACTGCACGACCGGCTGAACGTGTTCCGGCACAAACAACCGAAGGGTACGATCGATGTCTGGTGGCTGTATGATGACGGTGGGCTTACCATGCTCATACCCTACATCCTCTCGATGCGCTCCAAGTGGGCCGACTGCAAGGTGCGCGTGTTTGCCCTCACCAACCAGCAGCGggagctggagctggagcAGAAGAAGTAAGTACTTGCGTTAGCTACTTCagccagtgctgcaaaacgtCACTCTCaatgtcataacaaaaatctgactgatacaaaatccatatcagcgtcacgtacacaattgtgataatcagaggtgatactcaaaacgattggtgtgaccaacAAATGcttcatgacatttttgcaaccatcccttggtcagtcactatgtcatgacttttttactgtgatcagttctgcaaaatgtcactgacatagtcatgacaaattccggctgaaacaaaatcatgtcagcgtcactagctctactgtgatggtcagaggtgagactcaaacagttggtgcgaccatcacatgctttgtgacattttgtgcgaCCAAcacttggtcagtcacttggtcgtgaCATTTTGTGTCGGTGATCATCGTGAATGTCATGGGAGATATACAGTACTTGCGAGTgattccaagaaacaaaatgaatatATTTTCTCGCGCTGTTTGACCCAACAGACAATCAAAGTAggcagagcgagagagcatgttcattttgttgcttgggaccacatgccaagtatattccaagaatgtcgtgattatcacggACACAAAATGTCGTGACTAAGTGAGTGACccagagttgggtgctaaacaaaatgtcaccaagtgTTTGGTCCACCAACTGGTTGAGTCTCACCTCAACGGCGGtattaagctcagcttgtgAGTCAAAGTATCAGGTTTGACTCAAGCACTCACACGTCGCGGTCGGCTTGTCATGACGCAcattcattgagtatcagcaatgagcatcaagctacacACTGATTCCCTTTTGCTATCCACTCTCCACTTAGCATGGCAAACCTGCTGGCGAAGCTACGGATCGACTACTCCTCGCTCATCATGCTGCAGGACGTCACGCAACCGCCCCGGCCGGAAACGGTCcagctgcaccagcagctGCTGAAAAGCTTCGACCATCTGCCGGCCCATCTGACGCCACCCGAGCTAAGCTCGCCGGAGCGGGTTGCGCTGGCGGAAAAGACCCATCGCCAGCTGCGGCTAAGGGAGATGCTGCTGGAGCATTCGCTCGAGGCACGCTTGATCGTGATGTCCATGCCGATGCCAAGGATGGTACGTTTGCCGCCCGAAactgccgtgtgtgtgtgtgtaagttcgtttaaaatgttatttgtTCCCTTCCGCACCCAGGGTACCGTTTCGGCCTCGCTGTACATGTCCTGGTTGGAGATGCTGTCCAAGGACATGCCACCGATGTTGCTCGTGCGCGGCAACCAGACTTCAGTATTGACGTTCTACTCCTAGGTGCGGTGCTTTGCGAGTCGAGAGAACTTTCGGTTTAATGCTTCTGTACACTAAAATAGATGTTAACTAATGGCAATTAAAATGGGACGCAAATGGAAAGCGACATTAAATCGGAGAAAGAAGATTTATTACCTAAACATACACGTTATGTTATACACTTTTACACACTGTTATTCGCACTCTCGCACAGGGCAGTGCCGTCGGTCATCAAATCTCTCTGTTCTCTAGCCCTACGTCAGTGCTTTTTGCCACTACCAGTGAGTCGGCGGCGTCGGTCGCAAAATGGGAAATGTGTATCGCTACCCCCGCGAGACTCTTCCAGGTGAGGCGTCTAGTGTCCTCTAGTCAATGTTGTTCACGATTGTTCACGGCTGTTCGTGAAAACCCTTCCCCGCTCTAAACGGGTGTAAAGTAAATGTTCGGAGAAAGTTATTTTCTATTCTATCGCTAGCTTGCTGTTTTAAAACATTGCGCTTACTGCCCCAActgtgccccccccccccctttgctCGGTGCTCGAACCACCCAGCAAACAGGGAGCGCTTACTACGAACGGCGACTCGCACGGTAGCCACCGTGGTGTCTGCTCCCTACCCTCACTTCACCCCCTCCTCTCCGGCGTACGTGCGCCTCGTCGCCACTGCTGCCCGGCGCTCTGCGCTCATCCGGCCGAGCGTGGGACGATTTGCGATGATGCTCGCGGCTTCGGCTACGCTGCCGCATTTGCTGCCCATGCCGTCCCCTAGCGCCGCCGCTCGGCGAGCGTCGCTGGCGCCCGTTGTTGTCACGCTCCAGTGGCCGATCCTCGCGAGACCTTCCGCGACCGGACGGTGGGCGTATCGGCACGcgggcccgcttctcttccaGCGCCGTGTGTCTGCCGTCCAGCTCTTTGCCATGCCTTCGGTCGTCCAGGGAGGACGGCACATCGGCAAACCGTCGGCGCCGTCGCTCGCGGGGACTCATGGGCGGCGAGGGGGGAATACGGGGTCGATCGGCAGCTCCTCTTCGGCGTCTGGGATCGGTGAGCTCCTCTTCCCCGCTGCTACTTCCCGAcgtttcctcttcttcctcctctacctcctcctcctcctcttcctccgaGTCGGACGAGGAGGAAGATTCATGGCGAGCGGCGCCCTTCTCCCCGTTCGAGCGACCATCGGACCGCTTCGGTCGATGCCGGCTTGCGATGCGCTCCGGCACCTTTTCGCTccggctccgatggctctcgTCTTTGCGCTTCTGTCCATTTCCGTGCACCGACGGTTCGGAAGGTTTTGCGTGATTACGAACACGTCGGTCGGATGCGTTCGCGGCGGCCTGCTGTTGTTTGCGCTGCTGTCTACGTCGCTCCTCATCTTCgctctcctcttcctcctcttcctcgtcctcttcttcttcttcctcctcttcctcgtcTTCCAGTTCCTCCCGTTCGGCTTCCTTTCGTTTCTGCAGCTCGCGCTCTTTGCGCTTCTTGAGTTCGCGCTCTTGGTGCTTCTCGAGCTCGCGCTCTTTGCGCTTTTCCAGTTCGCGCTCTTTGCGCTTTTCCAGTTCGCGCTCTTTCTGCTTCTCGAGTTCGCGCTCTTTGCGCTTTTCGAGCTCGCGCTCCATCTGCTGCCGCAACAGCCGCTCGCGCACCTCCTCTTCGATCTCTTTCGTCGTTTTCGCGCCGAGCGTATCGGTGCGCACGATGATGCGATGCTTCTTGAACGATTCCGATACCATGGACGGTTCCTCGTCCTCATCGTCCATAGCGGCACCGATACCGTTCGGTGGctcgggtggtggtggcggaccACCGGCGACCATTCCATCTTCTGCTTCCGGTTCaccttgtgctgctgctggtggcattTGGGGTGCCGGTTCCGGTGGCGATCGCGGTCCGATCGGGCCGACCACCAGCGGCGATTCGGCAGGTTCCGGCGGTTCCTTCGGCGGTTTCGAACGGTCCCGCTCGGAACCATCGCGCCGTGACCGGGACGAGCGATGGCGTCGGGAGGAGCGGTGCTTATAGTTGGAGCGCGAGCGGGAGTGTGAGCGAGACCGCGACTTGGAGCGCGAGTGACCCCGCGAACGGGAACGCGATCGGGACGGTGGCGTTGCCCCGCGGATGGTTGAGACGAGATTTTTCGACGTCGGTTTCGACATCTGCACGGCCACCTTCTTTGCGTGATCTTCCGAGCGCGAGCGCGAACGTGTCCGCTTGCTGCGGCGGTGGCTGTGCGACCGGGATCGTGATTTCGATCGGCTACGGCTGTGCCGATGGTTGGATTTGGATGTGCGGGACCGCGAACGTGATCTCGACCGGGATCGTGAGCTGGAGCGGGAGCGAGACCGACGGCTTCGGCTTCTTCGACGgctgcggctgcggctgcggcTACGGCTGCTTCGCGAGCGTGAACGACGGCTTCGACTGCGACTGCGGCGACGATGCCGCGAGCGGGACCGCGACCGTGACCTTGACCGTGATCTGGAGCGCGAGTACGATCGACCTTCGTCGTAATCATCGCGCCCTCCTCCACCACGGTAATAATCATACCCTCCCCGGCCTCGATAACCGCTACCGCGTCCACGCGACACACCACCGCCCTGTCCGCCACGGGGATACCGTGGCCCCCTGGTAGCAGTACGATACGCACCCCGATAGGCCATGGAGCTGTAGTACTGGGCGTAAAATGGATCGTACGTGTACGGATAGCTCATGCCGGGCCATTCCATTGCCGGATACATGCTGGCCGGCGGGTAGCCCGCCGTCG contains:
- the LOC120898025 gene encoding bumetanide-sensitive sodium-(potassium)-chloride cotransporter-like; the encoded protein is MVWDQYGIVSVTHRVLGSLRRPKSVRPGENGANNVQNGERRKTPNGTPPTDVPKVIFTVDDEQSWTSIDLESGYDDRTPNGADSAHDADHHLTTDPLPRLEHYRTSQKAIRRPSIGELHGDLDEQDTDANDRNDSCQTGPDHDGIRLGWVQGVLIPCLLNIWGVMLFLRLSWVVALAGILETLLIIGLSYLVCVITTLSLSAMCTNGQVKGGGIYYLISRSLGPEFGGAVGIVLAFSNSVSASMNTIGFCSSLNQLLASFGVKIFDGGVNDMRLVGTLTILLMVIICAVGMDWEAKAQNVLVVAIVLAIGGFTVGVLLGPRTDADRAKGFTGLSGERFVDNLGPDYRHSEGIEQDFFSVFGIFFPSVTGVQAGANICGELKDPATAIPKGTLLALLISGLSYVAFVLLAGSASYRDASGDLADLVNGTFGRCSSGPQEPCRYGLHNDYNIMQLMAVSGALIYAGCFAATLSTALTNLTSVPRIIQALGTDRLYPGLTYFAQGFGKRNEPYRSYALVLCVSVLFVLLANLNLLAPLITNFYLASYALINFCTFHAATVKPIGWRPTFRYYNQWVSLLGTVLCVLIMFLIDIISTGVTMVLIFVLHLAVIYRKPDVNWGSTTQAQSYKSALSAALKLQCVGDHVKNYHPSVLVLTGQPATRPALIELAHQITKRQALLIVGDVVRDRLSHRKRELRSRDCRSFMELRKIEGFYQLIDGIGLEKGVRALIQTSGVGKLSANIVLVGYKADWMRCPVQELQTYYNVLNDVFDNRMSLAVLRLPNGLDLSYLTSDGPSNTGGSLGTIANDSLSSLQQHIIDASAAHQTTNKLMYVDSNLGFQGAGKVGRTESPSNTSRESIACSTRAESCLPLELHDRLNVFRHKQPKGTIDVWWLYDDGGLTMLIPYILSMRSKWADCKVRVFALTNQQRELELEQKNMANLLAKLRIDYSSLIMLQDVTQPPRPETVQLHQQLLKSFDHLPAHLTPPELSSPERVALAEKTHRQLRLREMLLEHSLEARLIVMSMPMPRMGTVSASLYMSWLEMLSKDMPPMLLVRGNQTSVLTFYS
- the LOC120897169 gene encoding A-kinase anchor protein 17A isoform X1, with the translated sequence MIQTIQDVNDCVPLYLPHSLYLKPLAKFNISVALPASITGKTISNYDVMEKMRQMILPDKFSLLKVSKSTVGFIRFEGELEDKGKLKAVLSRLDGRPLRLTGFDESVKVRASEAKDEFPTRHDWDSFFRDARNMDEMKAGERPDTIHFSNLPIKWFCPRHAENEDGAKPSESIFKRIFEKFGEVRAVDIPICDPYRPQMKAHMSGMKKFSFDQEMYFEGYVQFSEYVGFVKAMDEFRGMKLVRKEGERNLAMTIAVDFDRTKHLSDATVKKRQIVRDRLIAADREKEELEKKRVAEEEARKEQERKRQEELRQAEIEQQLLREQRRKEKHLQKLRQKESDEINQKIRLEEKKLLEAQRKLESIRLLDALFDRMKLKQSLEKGKRKSIVSSDGEGIDTMSTSSIKDRQKKASKLKATQEKELEKMRLRLKQAKDGSVLKKVLSTGLGVKVERSRSPSINTISSDDGILSDTPRTKTKKKRKSQTNSSKKSDGSESSSSDGSDEEELLSGDEKGKREEEPPPVQPQYPAQSMPYDRAVGYGHPMVPTAGYPPASMYPAMEWPGMSYPYTYDPFYAQYYSSMAYRGAYRTATRGPRYPRGGQGGGVSRGRGSGYRGRGGYDYYRGGGGRDDYDEGRSYSRSRSRSRSRSRSRSRHRRRSRSRSRRSRSRSSRSRSRSRSRRRSRSRRSRSRSSSRSRSRSRSRSRTSKSNHRHSRSRSKSRSRSHSHRRSKRTRSRSRSEDHAKKVAVQMSKPTSKNLVSTIRGATPPSRSRSRSRGHSRSKSRSRSHSRSRSNYKHRSSRRHRSSRSRRDGSERDRSKPPKEPPEPAESPLVVGPIGPRSPPEPAPQMPPAAAQGEPEAEDGMVAGGPPPPPEPPNGIGAAMDDEDEEPSMVSESFKKHRIIVRTDTLGAKTTKEIEEEVRERLLRQQMERELEKRKERELEKQKERELEKRKERELEKRKERELEKHQERELKKRKERELQKRKEAEREELEDEEEEEEEEEDEEEEEEESEDEERRRQQRKQQQAAANASDRRVRNHAKPSEPSVHGNGQKRKDESHRSRSEKVPERIASRHRPKRSDGRSNGEKGAARHESSSSSDSEEEEEEEVEEEEEETSGSSSGEEELTDPRRRRGAADRPRIPPSPPMSPRERRRRRFADVPSSLDDRRHGKELDGRHTALEEKRARVPIRPPSGRGRSREDRPLERDNNGRQRRSPSGGARGRHGQQMRQRSRSREHHRKSSHARPDERRAPGSSGDEAHVRRRGGGEVRVGSRHHGGYRASRRS
- the LOC120897169 gene encoding serine/arginine repetitive matrix protein 2 isoform X2, producing MEKMRQMILPDKFSLLKVSKSTVGFIRFEGELEDKGKLKAVLSRLDGRPLRLTGFDESVKVRASEAKDEFPTRHDWDSFFRDARNMDEMKAGERPDTIHFSNLPIKWFCPRHAENEDGAKPSESIFKRIFEKFGEVRAVDIPICDPYRPQMKAHMSGMKKFSFDQEMYFEGYVQFSEYVGFVKAMDEFRGMKLVRKEGERNLAMTIAVDFDRTKHLSDATVKKRQIVRDRLIAADREKEELEKKRVAEEEARKEQERKRQEELRQAEIEQQLLREQRRKEKHLQKLRQKESDEINQKIRLEEKKLLEAQRKLESIRLLDALFDRMKLKQSLEKGKRKSIVSSDGEGIDTMSTSSIKDRQKKASKLKATQEKELEKMRLRLKQAKDGSVLKKVLSTGLGVKVERSRSPSINTISSDDGILSDTPRTKTKKKRKSQTNSSKKSDGSESSSSDGSDEEELLSGDEKGKREEEPPPVQPQYPAQSMPYDRAVGYGHPMVPTAGYPPASMYPAMEWPGMSYPYTYDPFYAQYYSSMAYRGAYRTATRGPRYPRGGQGGGVSRGRGSGYRGRGGYDYYRGGGGRDDYDEGRSYSRSRSRSRSRSRSRSRHRRRSRSRSRRSRSRSSRSRSRSRSRRRSRSRRSRSRSSSRSRSRSRSRSRTSKSNHRHSRSRSKSRSRSHSHRRSKRTRSRSRSEDHAKKVAVQMSKPTSKNLVSTIRGATPPSRSRSRSRGHSRSKSRSRSHSRSRSNYKHRSSRRHRSSRSRRDGSERDRSKPPKEPPEPAESPLVVGPIGPRSPPEPAPQMPPAAAQGEPEAEDGMVAGGPPPPPEPPNGIGAAMDDEDEEPSMVSESFKKHRIIVRTDTLGAKTTKEIEEEVRERLLRQQMERELEKRKERELEKQKERELEKRKERELEKRKERELEKHQERELKKRKERELQKRKEAEREELEDEEEEEEEEEDEEEEEEESEDEERRRQQRKQQQAAANASDRRVRNHAKPSEPSVHGNGQKRKDESHRSRSEKVPERIASRHRPKRSDGRSNGEKGAARHESSSSSDSEEEEEEEVEEEEEETSGSSSGEEELTDPRRRRGAADRPRIPPSPPMSPRERRRRRFADVPSSLDDRRHGKELDGRHTALEEKRARVPIRPPSGRGRSREDRPLERDNNGRQRRSPSGGARGRHGQQMRQRSRSREHHRKSSHARPDERRAPGSSGDEAHVRRRGGGEVRVGSRHHGGYRASRRS